A stretch of Oryza brachyantha chromosome 4, ObraRS2, whole genome shotgun sequence DNA encodes these proteins:
- the LOC102719950 gene encoding circumsporozoite protein-like, producing MDEAAIAIGTVSFMDSSTSANSSPFSAGDGEGPASGVGGQEAGGGAGGVEEADGDASGGGEATDGAGGGWGKRPTATLVAGERPRSQPVTGSAMQASTPTLRAGMRLPALGAGAGAGTRLLAPALGADSQATTPWMQPAAWLLACSPPPPWLRSNRAAFFLVCVILFE from the coding sequence ATGGATGAAGCAGCAATTGCTATCGGCACTGTGTCCTTCATGGATTCGTCAACGAGCGCCAACTCAAGCCCATTCAGCGCTGGAGACGGGGAAGGGCCAGCCAGCGGCGTTGGAGGGCaagaggccggcggcggcgctggagggGTGGAagaggccgacggcgacgcgagtGGTGGGGGAGAGGCCACTGACGGCGCTGGAGGAGGGTGGGGGAAGAGGCCTACGGCGACGCTGGTGGCGGGGGAGAGGCCACGGAGCCAGCCTGTGACGGGATCGGCGATGCAGGCGTCGACACCGACGCTGAGGGCAGGGATGCGGCTGCCGGCGCTGGGGGCGGGGGCAGGGGCGGGGACGCGGCTGCTAGCGCCTGCGTTGGGGGCAGACTCGCAAGCGACGACGCCGTGGATGCAGCCGGCGGCATGGTTGCTTGCGTGCTCTCCGCCCCCTCCATGGCTCAGATCCAATCGAGCTGCCTTCTTTCTCGTCTGTGTGATATTATTTGAGTGA